The window GCGGCCGCCAGCTCGACGGCGTGCTCTCCAGCGCCCGCGCCCTGCCGGCCATCGCCGACGCGGTGAAGGGCGACCTGAAGATTCTCGCCGACTCCGGCATCCGCAACGGTCTGGACGTGGTGCGCATGATCGCCCTGGGCGCGGACACCGTGCTCATCGGCCGCGCCTTCCTCTACGCTTTGGCGACCCACGGCGAAGCCGGCGTGAAGAACCTGCTGGACCTGTTCGAAAAGGAAATGCGCGTGGCCATGGTGCTCACCGGCGCCAAGTCCATCAGCGAGATCACCCGTGACTCGCTGGTGCGCGAACTGGGCGCGTAAACGCCCTCTTTTCGTAGGAGCGAGCCAGACCGTGCCTCGGCGCGTTCGATAGAAGAACACCGATGGACCGTCCAGCGGTCCACGCTCACCGATGATGACTGGAGCCGCCATGAGCCTCCCTGCCGCATTCCTCGACACGGTAGAACACCTGATCCCCCGCGAGCGCCGCTTCGACGACCCGCTCTCGACCCTGGCCTTCGGCACCGACGCCAGCTTCTATCGCCTGATCCCCAAGCTGGTGATCCGCGTCGAAAGCGAAGACGAAGTCGCCACCCTGCTCAAGTCCGCCCACGCCCACCAGGTCGCGGTGACCTTCCGCGCCGCCGGCACCAGCCTCTCCGGCCAGGCCGTGAGCGACTCGGTACTGCTGGTACTGGGGGACAACTGGAATGGCCGCGACATCCGCGACGGCGGTACGCAGATTCGCCTGCAGCCCGGCGTCATCGGCGCCCAGGCCAACGCCTGGCTGGCACCTTTCGGCCGCAAGATCGGCCCGGACCCGGCCTCGATCAACGCCTGCAAGATCGGCGGCATCGTCGCCAACAACGCCAGCGGCATGTGCTGCGGCACCGCGCAGAACAGCTACCACACCCTGGCCGGCATGCGCCTGCTGCTGGCCGACGGCACCCTGCTGGACAGCGAGTTGCCCGACAGCGTCGCCGCCTTCCGCGACAGCCACGGCGCCCTGCTCGACCAGCTCGCCGAATTGGGCCGGCAGACTCGTGCAAACACAGAGCTGGCCGCCAGGATTCGCCACAAGTACCGGCTGAAGAACACCACCGGCCTGTCGCTGAACGCGTTGGTCGACTACGACGAGCCGCTGGATATCCTCACCCACCTGATGGTCGGCTCCGAGGGCACCCTGGGCTTCATCAGCGCGGTGACCTACGACACCGTGCCGGACCACCCGAACAAGGCCAGCGCGCTGATCGTCTTCCCCGATGTGGAGACCTGCTGCAAGGCTGTAACCGTGCTCAAGCAGCAACCGGTCTCCGCCGTAGAGCTGCTGGACCGCCGCAGCCTGCGCTCGGTGGAGAACATGCAGGGCATGCCGGAGTGGGTGAAGAGCCTGTCCGAAGGCGCCTGCGCATTGCTCATCGAATCCCGCGCCGCGACCCAGTCGCTGCTGCATGAACAACTCGCGCAGATCAACGCCTCCATCGCCGATTACCCGGTGGAGAAACAGGTCGACTTCAGCGAAGACCCGGTGGTCTACAACCAGCTCTGGCGCATCCGCAAGGACACCTTCCCGGCCGTCGGTGCGGTGCGCGAGACCGGCACCACGGTGATCATCGAGGACGTCACCTTCCCCGTCGAACAACTGGCCGAAGGCGTGAACCGCCTGATCGCGCTGTTCGACAAGCACGGCTACGACGAAGCCATCCTGTTCGGCCACGCGCTGGAAGGGAACCTGCACTTCGTCTTCACCCAGGGCTTCGAAACGCCGGAGCAGATCGCCCGCTACTCGGCCTTCATGGACGACGTCGCGCACCTGGTCGCGGTGGAGTACGGTGGCTCGCTCAAGGCCGAGCACGGCACCGGGCGCAACATGGCGCCCTTCGTCGAGCTGGAATGGGGCCACGACGCCTACCAGCTTATGTGGCAGTTGAAGCGCCTGCTCGACCCCACCGGCATCCTCAACCCCGGCGTGGTGTTGACCGACGATCCGCAGCTGCACCTGAAGAACCTCAAGCCGCTGCCGGCCGCCGACGAGATCGTCGACAAGTGCATCGAATGCGGCTTCTGCGAACCGGTCTGCCCGTCCAAGGGGCTGACGCTCAGCCCGCGCCAGCGCATCGTCATGTGGCGTGATATCCAGGCCAAGCGCCGCGCCGGCATCGACACCACGCAGCTCGAGCGCGACTACCAGTACCAGGGCATCGACACCTGCGCCGCCACCGGTCTGTGTGCCCAGCGCTGCCCGGTGAACATCAACACCGGCGAGCTCATCAAAAAGCTGCGCGGCGGACAAGCGCACCACGCCGGCACCGCCACCTGGCTCGCCCGCAACTTCGCCACGGCGATGAAAGGTGCTCGCTTCATGCTGCATGCGGCCAATGGTGCACGCAGGGTGCTAGGGGCGCCGCGCCTGGCCAGCCTCAGCGCCTCCATCAGTAATGCGAGCGAGGGCCGCGTGCCACAGTGGACGCCAGCCATGCCGCAACCGGTTCGCCTCGCCACACCACCGCGCACGCTCGACGACAGCCGCCCGCGCGTGGTCTACCTGACCGCCTGCGTGTCCCGCGCCATGGGCCCGGCGGCGGCGGACGAGGAGCAGGTACCACTGATCGACAAGACCCGCCAGTTGCTGGAAAAAGCCGGCTACCAGGTGGTCTTCCCGGACAACGCCGACAACCTCTGCTGCGGCCAGCCCTTCGCCTCAAAAGGCTACAAGGACCAGGCCGACGCCAAGCGCGACGAGCTGCTCGCCGAGCTGCTGCGCGCCAGCCGTGGCGGCCTCGATCCGATCTACTGCGACACCAGCCCCTGCACCCTGCGCCTGGTGCAGGAGCTGGCGGACGACCGGCTGAAGATCTACGACCCGGTGAAGTTCATCCGCACCCATCTGGTAGAGCGCCTGGACTTCCAGCCGCAGGACAAGCCGGTGGCCGTGCACGTCACCTGCAGCACCCAGCACCTGGGCGAGAGCCAGGCGCTGATCGACCTGGTCAAGCGCTGCACCCGCGAAGTGGTGATCCCCGAAGGCATCCACTGCTGCGGCTTCGCCGGTGACAAGGGCTTCACCACACCGGAACTGAATGCGCACTCGCTGCGTACGCTCAGGGATGCCGTGCAGTACTGTGAGGAAGGCGTCTCCACCAGCCGCACCTGCGAGATCGGCCTGTCCGCCCACGGCGGCATCGATTATCGCGGCGTGGTCTACCTGGTGGATCGCGTCACCCGCGCAAGAACGCAGGATGCTTTTCGAAGGATCGAGGGGAGCGCCTAGCCCTTGCTCGCGAACCGCCCGACGCCGGCACGGCCGGCCGGTCCGTTCGCGAGCAAACTCACTCCCCTCTTAACGCCTCGTTAAGCCAGGGCTGCGACCCTCTGCCGCGAAACTGCCTCTGCGGCTATCCTGCTCGGGACAGTCGCGGCGGCGCCGTGCGATGAGGGGGCACCGATGAGAATCCTGCTGGCGGAAGATGACCAACTGCTGGGTGACGGCATTCGCGCCGGGCTCGGCCTGGAAGGCGACACCGTGGATTGGGTCCAGGACGGCCAGGCTGCCGACCAGGCGCTGCAGACCGACGAGTTCGACCTGCTGGTCCTCGACCTCGGCCTGCCGCGCAAGGACGGCCTGGAAGTACTGCGCAGCTTGCGCCGGCGCGGCGACCTGACACCGGTGCTGATTCTCACCGCCCGCGACAAGGTCGCCGACCGCGTGGCCGGCCTCGACGCCGGCGCCGATGATTACCTGACCAAACCCTTCGACCTCGACGAACTGCTCGCCCGCGTCCGCGCCCTCACCCGCCGCCGCACCGGCCGCGCCGCGCCGCTGCTGCAGCACGGCGAACTGATGCTGGACCCGGCTACCCACCAGGTCAGCCTCTGCGGCACGCCGGTGGAACTGGCCCCGCGCGAATACGCACTGTTGCGCCTGCTGCTGGAACAGCGCGGCAAGGTGCTGTCCCGCACCCGCCTGGTGGAGGCCCTGTACGGCTGGGACGGCGACCTGG of the Pseudomonas sp. PSE14 genome contains:
- a CDS encoding FAD-binding and (Fe-S)-binding domain-containing protein yields the protein MSLPAAFLDTVEHLIPRERRFDDPLSTLAFGTDASFYRLIPKLVIRVESEDEVATLLKSAHAHQVAVTFRAAGTSLSGQAVSDSVLLVLGDNWNGRDIRDGGTQIRLQPGVIGAQANAWLAPFGRKIGPDPASINACKIGGIVANNASGMCCGTAQNSYHTLAGMRLLLADGTLLDSELPDSVAAFRDSHGALLDQLAELGRQTRANTELAARIRHKYRLKNTTGLSLNALVDYDEPLDILTHLMVGSEGTLGFISAVTYDTVPDHPNKASALIVFPDVETCCKAVTVLKQQPVSAVELLDRRSLRSVENMQGMPEWVKSLSEGACALLIESRAATQSLLHEQLAQINASIADYPVEKQVDFSEDPVVYNQLWRIRKDTFPAVGAVRETGTTVIIEDVTFPVEQLAEGVNRLIALFDKHGYDEAILFGHALEGNLHFVFTQGFETPEQIARYSAFMDDVAHLVAVEYGGSLKAEHGTGRNMAPFVELEWGHDAYQLMWQLKRLLDPTGILNPGVVLTDDPQLHLKNLKPLPAADEIVDKCIECGFCEPVCPSKGLTLSPRQRIVMWRDIQAKRRAGIDTTQLERDYQYQGIDTCAATGLCAQRCPVNINTGELIKKLRGGQAHHAGTATWLARNFATAMKGARFMLHAANGARRVLGAPRLASLSASISNASEGRVPQWTPAMPQPVRLATPPRTLDDSRPRVVYLTACVSRAMGPAAADEEQVPLIDKTRQLLEKAGYQVVFPDNADNLCCGQPFASKGYKDQADAKRDELLAELLRASRGGLDPIYCDTSPCTLRLVQELADDRLKIYDPVKFIRTHLVERLDFQPQDKPVAVHVTCSTQHLGESQALIDLVKRCTREVVIPEGIHCCGFAGDKGFTTPELNAHSLRTLRDAVQYCEEGVSTSRTCEIGLSAHGGIDYRGVVYLVDRVTRARTQDAFRRIEGSA
- a CDS encoding response regulator; the encoded protein is MRILLAEDDQLLGDGIRAGLGLEGDTVDWVQDGQAADQALQTDEFDLLVLDLGLPRKDGLEVLRSLRRRGDLTPVLILTARDKVADRVAGLDAGADDYLTKPFDLDELLARVRALTRRRTGRAAPLLQHGELMLDPATHQVSLCGTPVELAPREYALLRLLLEQRGKVLSRTRLVEALYGWDGDLESNAIEVHIHHLRRKLGNGLIRTVRGIGYGIDRPDNPSSP